One Brassica napus cultivar Da-Ae chromosome C2, Da-Ae, whole genome shotgun sequence DNA window includes the following coding sequences:
- the LOC106426532 gene encoding uncharacterized protein LOC106426532, with protein MALNVHNKLVFIDGTIPKLPETHRDAGSWSRCSDMSLLFMFTAESIWKNLLARFKQDDAPRVYEIEQRLGSIQQGSMDETTYYTELITLCKEYKNYVEIPVFTCGKFECNAAQSWESLQKRSLVTKFLMGLNESFESSRRQILMLKPLPNIEDVFNLITQDER; from the exons ATGGCTTTGAATGTGCACAACAAGCTCGTATTTATTGACGGTACGATTCCTAAACTGCCTGAGACTCATCGTGATGCTGGATCTTGGTCAAGATGCAGTGATATG AGTTTGTTGTTTATGTTCACTGCTGAATCGATCTGGAAGAATTTGCTAGCTCGTTTCAAGCAAGATGATGCTCCTAGAGTGTATGAGATTGAGCAACGCCTAGGTAGTATCCAACAAGGATCGATGGATGAAACAACATACTACACTGAGTTGATTACGCTATGTAAGGAGTACAAGAACTATGTGGAGATCCCAGTCTTCACTTGTGGTAAATTCGAGTGTAATGCTGCTCAATCTTGGGAGTCTCTGCAGAAACGTAGTCTAGTTACAAAGTTCCTAATGGGACTCAATGAGTCTTTTGAGTCCAGCCGGCGACAGATCTTGATGCTGAAACCTCTCCCGAATATTGAAGATGTGTTTAATCTCATTACTCAAGATGAGAGATAG